The nucleotide window tatatatatatatatatatatatatatatatatatatatatatatatatatatatatttatggaaAGATCAGGTGAAAACATTTtaagtggtgaaaactgaatATCAGATTGAGATATACATATTGTGCCAAAATGCGTATATACTATTTATAGGGTGTACATATCTTTGTAAAAGGAAACAAAATCATATTATTTATAGAAATGTCATTGGAATATGTGCATCTTTTAAGAATGATTGTACACATTTAGGAAAATgtccaattatttacaaaattgtcACCGAAATATGTATATCATTTAAACTTTTATGTACACGTCCAATTATTTCATTTCATTGGCTTTTGATACGGAGATTAAAAATTGGATACAGTTTGTTAAAGTAATgagatatttaaaaataaaagaatatagAAAGTAAAAAAGATGGGGGTTATATTTCATATGCATTgtgacaaattaaaataagaaatgtGGCAATTAAATAAGagataaatatatacatattgattcaaataaaatatttataatgataCAAATCAAAAGGGAATCCATGTTGGGAAGTATCTGACTTGTTATGCTTTTTCTTGATAATAGTTAAGTTATTGGCTGTTTTGCTATTGTCTTGACTCTTGAACTCAAGTTAAAAGCTAGCTTGCTCATCTGATCTATAATTCTTCTGTCTCTGTCTTTCATGCAACTTCGAGTGAGattttttaatacaataatattatgGTTTACTCAGATCTTGCATAAGAATTGATTCTTGTGTTAAATATTGGTCCAAGAATTTTAGTTTTGAATAGTTTATTTAAATTGATCatggtaattatttttattttgcattatatatatttaattccTTTTATTAATAACTGTACTCTGAAAAGCAACACGTTCAGCTCAAAGTGTAAAAGGTAGGTTGAAAAAGGGAGAGAGTTAgatgaaatttgattttaataccTTGTTTGGAAAAGACGACATTTATTCAAAATGAGACAAGGCATAATTCTCTCTATATCAAAAAGTTATTCACTAATAATTGAGAGTAAAACCAACTTCAGAGCACGATCAGATTTTGAATCTTATtcaccttttattttataaaaaaatatatttaacccCATGAATGAAAAAGATTCGTGTTACATATACACTTTTATCGACTTTTGTGTAAGCGAGGGTGATAGAGTAGGATTTCAAcaatcaatttaaacttttgatttagtTGATATCTTGACGATAAATTAATAGTGAGAAAAATGAATGATTTTAGCCTATAAAAGGATTGGTTTACTTTAACATTTTAAATGCTTAATTTATTAAGAATCTTATGTTAACATAAAAAATTGTTTCACTCATTAATTTTACCAGGCTTTCTCTCCAATTTTGGGATAAAGTATGAGAAACCTAACACTCATAGGAGCTCTATAAAAAAACCCTAAAGTTATAAGTTTAAGAGaccaatataattaaaaattctatatttttcaaattttatttgcctccaattatctaattattttaatattaataatagaaaatctatcaaaataataattatatccTGCATATTTAAGTTAGCGATTAACATATGTAGTACATCTGGTATATCATAATAAGCCTAATTCATTGTACACGCTcatatatttttgtttcttcCACTTTTCTCATTaaagatgataaaaaaattaaaatgaaacgggtgtttcaaatgaaaaaaaaaaagactatagGTTTGGTGCACACTAAGTAATGTAATCGCAAACCCTAAACTCTAGAGTTAGCAGAAAGAGATATGATTtgagtataaattatttttgaaatagctACTAATTCGTCTttcggtgagacgacctcaaacaaGTAAcctatattttcataatatattaatataaataagatgGTTTATTTATCccatatatatagtatacatcTCTTGGtgtaaaaatttttgtttttgaaattacAATGCAACCTAATGCAAAAGTCATCTGACCACTAATTTAGAATAGTCAGATTAGATAGGGTTAGTCGAGAAAACAGTAGGTATTCACCGACTAATTTAGAATAGTCAGAAAATTTAGTCGGTGTTGCGACATTTTTGGTAGTGTTCTCTACTGACGTTCTCTataattcaatttttgaaaCATTATTCCTTAATACTCATAACAAGTTGCTtagtaatttataatattaaggaTTTCAATATTCTcaaaaatatttactattaaTCTATATATTGATGACTACCTTTTTATATATAGCTGctaatctaatataaaaaagttatataCAACAAATTGAGTTGAGCAAAGTTAAAATAGACTCAATTTCATGATGTCCACATTTTATATTATCTACTGCTATATATAATCTAGATAATTGGatcaaaattattttgtatGTGAATTGTGATAGGAAGTAGAGagaaaaatacaagaaaaaaaaaatacatgaaaACTAGTTATGTGAGTACAaaagatattgaaaaaaaaaaaaaaaaaaccctaatccaAAACTACTTTTATTGCTAAAATGCAATACATAATATGTAATCCTaattaaacatttttaaaaattcattaaTGTAAACCATACAACAATtacacataaaataaaaacttgcctgtgtaatatatatgtaattattttagcTAAGCATTTCAATATTTTCTTAGTAACTTCCTTGTAAAAATAATCTATAATATTCAGTGCACacttttaatatataaacatcTATAAGTATTCCTTCACACAAATCCTAATTAACCCAGACCTAATTAATAACAAACTtggaaagaaagaaaacaaatcAACTAGGGAAAAAAACACAAATGAAAAACTCTGGGTTGCAACTTGTAGTTGCACCATATcattacaaattaaattttagattatttgatTTGGACATAAGTATTCTTATAGATAACCTCTGTAATTGGTTTATATAGCCGATTTTAATCTTTTAGGATTAGGGCTTTGGTGATCACAAATAAGAAATATGACCTGATCTGTTGGTTCATGTAGCTAACTCTAATCTTTTAAGATTAGGGAGCTTTAGCGATCACCAATAAGGATGATCGACCTCTCTTGGTTCATATAGTTGACTCTAATCTTTTGAAATTAGGGCTTTGGCGGTGATCACCAAGCCTGAGCTCTAGATCTAGTCCCTCATTACTATTATGGGCATATAAAACCTTTATTCCTTGTTCTTCACCTTTAGATGACTTAGCCATTGTTGTTGATGGAGATGTATCAAGCTTCCTTCTCTTGAAAACATTATgcacatcatcattattttgtgTAACATAATTTGAGCTACTCAAGCTTATAAAAGAATTGagatcttttcttttcttagaaGAGCCTTCCTTACCTTTTAACCCACCATTCTTAAGATGAAAAAATGATAGATTATTATCATAATCTACTACAAAAGAAGAAACAAATTGAGGGTCTACCTTATTATCATGGTTTTGAAAAGAAGAATTATTTTGAGAAAAACCAAACAAGGTATTAGGATTATTTTGAAGATGGGAAGAAGAAAATTGTTTGAGTTTTGCCCTATCTCTTCTATGAACATTCATATGACCACCTAAAGCTTGTGCTGACCTAAATTCTCTTCTACAAAAGTTACAAGTATAAGATCTTGGAGGCCAAACACACCCTCCAAGCATCCTTGATGCATCTTCAGCAAATGCTCTTTCTTCCCATGAATCATGATGATCATCaatctttgtttgatttgttaacATCCAAAATCTTGCTTCTTccattaattttcaataaaaatgatGGATGGGTATAAGGGTTTGTTTGGATTTTTTAAAGATATGGGGAATCACAAAATAATGTGtatgataaagaaataaaaagactAGAGCATTTTTGTAAGTAAAAAAGGGAGGAAACAACCAAGAGTAGTTGGACTAATTAGAAGGGATCAATTAGACTCATAGACTTTGCTTACTTAACTTATGGCAAAAGATGTTGATCTTGTGTCATCATGCAACTTATTTTTAGTCTTAATAAATTGCCTTGTCAAATTGTATTGTACGAATGATATTATCTTAGAGTTGATGTATTGTGCTCAAAATAGTGCTTGTGATGGAGAAGTAGGGTTTTTATGATAGTGGTTGCTTTTAGAATTAATTAGTGTTAACTAAACAGACTGATTCGTAATCCGATTGTatgttatttaaaaattaaccgAAGAGATTATCTAAGTGGAGTGATCTGAGCCGACATGATATTCAATCGATCCACATGATTTGATTTAACCGTTAGCTATACATTGTGCTTAAAATAGTGCTTGTGATGGAGAAGTAGGGTTTTTATGATAGTGATTACTTTTAGAATTAATTAGTGTTAACTAAATAGACTGATTCGTAATTTGATTGTATGTTATTTAAGAATTAGCCGAAGATATTGTTTAAGTGGAGTGATCTAAGCCGACATGATATTTAATCGATCCACATGATTTGATTTAAGCATTACAATATTGCAATAGTATCATATAGCTATATATTGTGCTTAAAATAGTGCTTGTGATGGAGAAGTAGGGTTTTTATGATAGTGGTTGCTTTTAGAATCAACTATGAAATTAGACAACCTGATTCATAATCAGACTGTTTGTAATTTAAGAATTAACCAAAACAACTGTCTAAGCGGACATAATACTCAGTTGATCCAAATTAGATAATCTAATTCAACCATTACAATGTTGCAATATTATCTTAAGTTATGCTGTTATTTTGTCAACTTCTAGTTGTAACCTATTATCCTTACCCTATTATTTACCCATAATACTTCATGAATCATTATCACCATAATGTACAAACAAGACTGCATCGCATCGTATCGACCGCATTGTaaaggattttaaaataacGAACTAATATTTTCTGTgttttaaaggtgtaaaaaaagcTTTTTAGGCCGTAGGCTTTAAGACAAACGCATCACTCTCGTTATCGTATTACCATTTTGTTACCGCAATTGCGATCGTTACCGCAATTTTACTATATGATCACCATCTGTTAGTCCAACAAATGATTCCATACACGCACTAATTTATATCTTAATTTCGCATATTCTTATTTAGAAATGTTCTTGTTAGAAAAATTAAGAAACGATGTTAAACAACTTAAACAAGAAGAAGAGATAACTTACGTATAATACTAAATGAGATTCACTATTAAAACCATAAATAATAGTTAGAATTTTCTACTTAAGTTTAAAAAGTGATATACAGTTTTCTTTTGTTTCGATCTAAGACAACTCAACACATACGAATAACAATAAACAGTTCCAACTTTGTTACTTCATTATTATAGTAAACAATTTTTACTAGCTATACCACAACATCTACATCtattaacacaataatttaattgtaaaattattaaatattacttTATCTGGTAACTATAAACATTTCCATTTATTATAATCAAAGTAGCAACATATTACAAGTACGCTCCATTACTCTTGAGTTtcgtttattttttgtattggaGTGTAAGAGGGGAGAgaaataatatttactaaatatggaTGAAAGAAATAATACTCAACCTCTAGAATAATTCTAGATTTTTTATATTCTTGagtttcataataataaaaatgagtaGTTATGATGatgagagaaaataaatttgtgGATGTGATTAAAAAAGGAGAATGTGATCGTtgctgaaaaaaaataatgcaaagacAAATGTAAATGAAAAGTAGTGCAAATTAAAAAGGACATGAGTACTTTTTACTCCCACCTATTCTAATTAAatatatcatttaattttacaCCAATTTCAAGAAAAATGATTGATGGGTgagtaaaggaaaaaaaataataatttaatgataattatataaataattagattttataatataaataatagaaaaaaattaataaataaaaagcgAGTACATTTAATATGAATATGTCCAAAGAAAAAATAACACATTTGTTTAGAATACCCACCAACCCATACATATATTCAAAGACATTATTGTACATTCACCAATTTATTATAGCATTATTGTTTATCttataaaaattagattaatGAATAGAAAAACTTAACACAAAAATTTCATATAGTAACCCTgaatttttagctttttcacATAGTAGACAggccttatttttttaatctatatgGTGACCTTGATCTTTTAATTTTCCATGAGGTAGATGAGGTTGacagtatttttttaaaaaaaataaaacgtcGTGATCAATTGACCACATATTTCAAAATTCAGTCGAaataatacttaatttaacaaaaaacttaACAATTTGTCTATCACATGAAAAAGCTGAAAGTTCAAGGTCATTATgtgcattttaaaaaaattatagaaaagccaaaaattcaaaattataactTGAGATTTTCTAACTTAAAAGTTAAACCACACGTAGTTCCTACTCGAGAGCTACTACGCGACAATACCTGCAGAGAACAAAATAACTTGGCACCAGGCGTTCAAGTCTACACTATTAATCCAATTATGCGTGGTGAATGAAGGATTCCACGCATGAATCAGATTTGACTCAAAAACGAgggatattccaagactgaTACATAGAACGTTTTGATATGAATTGGACTGCCAGGCTTCAAATCAACGCAATCCTAAGCTTCCTCCTTTGACCTACGATGGAGTTTTCAGTGTTCTTGGATAGGGAGGAGTGGTGTCTTGATGAACACACAAGAACACACACAACCATAAAGAGTAGACTGACCCTTGGTAACCCAATTGCACagcaattaaaagaaaaatcacttaatgaaatttcagaaattatTATTCATGACTTGGTCCAACACACGAATGGGGCTCTCCTATATACAGAATCCTCAACTGACATAACGGTCACAAAGGCTTCTAACAATGACACGCTATAAAGCCCACGTGACATACATGTgcaactttaaaacaataaaacagaAACTTAAAACTAAAGAAAGTCTGATCCTTCTAATCTGTTGGCCAGCCCTCCTTCAGCATGACTTCTAGGGCTTCTGGTGGGCTTGTAACAGGGTCCTGGGACCTTGAATTCTTGGTCCATGTAGGAAGATGACGTTTCGGTCCTTATCATGGTCCAGTTGTTCCATACCTGAGCTCAAAGTGCTCCACAAGGTCAGCTGTTCAACAGGTTGTCCTGTATCCTGGATTCTGTTGTCTGCTGTCAAACTAGCTGTCGGCTACACGACCTTCAGCTCCATTTCTTGAGGGCTTTCTGTAATTTTTAGAATGAACTTGGGCCATTAAAGTAAGTTCCATGTATGGAGATTCCATTCCTACCTTCAGTGTCTCCTAAGAAGCTCAGACTTGCTCTGAATGATGTCTGTAAGGTAGGCTGGCAGACTGTTTCTTCTGACTTCTGACTTTGTGGCTTTCCTCCACGTTCTGCTGCTGCTGTACAAATTTGTGCACTCATTCTAATTATGTTGCTGATATTCCTGAGTTGATAATGAATTGAACAACTACATTGATTAACCCATCTGAACTGATGCTTGGTGACTTCAGAATGCACACGTTCTAATCATAATTGGTTGCTCAATACAAGATTGTATTGCACCAGGTATATTTGGTTCTCTTTTAAGACCTGCACTATATCAACATGGTGCAAActccccttcttagaaaaagaattgtcctcaattcttgactCTTTCCCGCAATGCATACCATTACCTAGCATACCCAACATGTACAAAAAGAACTACACATACCCACAATGTTGCTGCACCCAACCAACAGTTGCACAACTTAACATGCCCTTGACCTGTGGCTACTT belongs to Amaranthus tricolor cultivar Red isolate AtriRed21 chromosome 17, ASM2621246v1, whole genome shotgun sequence and includes:
- the LOC130803671 gene encoding zinc finger protein 11-like; this translates as MEEARFWMLTNQTKIDDHHDSWEERAFAEDASRMLGGCVWPPRSYTCNFCRREFRSAQALGGHMNVHRRDRAKLKQFSSSHLQNNPNTLFGFSQNNSSFQNHDNKVDPQFVSSFVVDYDNNLSFFHLKNGGLKGKEGSSKKRKDLNSFISLSSSNYVTQNNDDVHNVFKRRKLDTSPSTTMAKSSKGEEQGIKVLYAHNSNEGLDLELRLGDHRQSPNFKRLESTI